The following coding sequences are from one Vulpes vulpes isolate BD-2025 chromosome 12, VulVul3, whole genome shotgun sequence window:
- the EXPH5 gene encoding exophilin-5 isoform X4 gives MTKVPQGFDFSFLSDEEARKILQVLERNEELQRAEQDRISKLQNTKRDIRWLQGVTGEWFEEIQRKKFCNETDVSQMLKQPLTYRLRKTMAENDSTESQTSRSKNIPHQRNPTSISSRLSFRSSFASLFSFRKSRKETFKLQSLGQKGCDSHAGAPVSVRQTITQAKIHNSPLENQPVDGVFVPRPTSMREGSGMPPWDASLLENEFFQVLDDLDHKLAQEQCSSSVKTATPLNYRSKTQFSHFCSNITGQHKNHHNGPSNMSIYDILRPGAPREGFKTFSPRTRTIYDMYRTREPRLLKEDYVQKNTFGSTSLCFDSRQQSASPATRYFTARSLHFPAITQNKSGFIPPRYQQSPKRIPLSSIIWNRSDSSGDRQRQEEFLRAPSPMEIDTADQYMYPKCFQENRRCEFYHSQSVHPSVHFNAPMDNAMSPDPFENSENMPFYHQENSFARSFSSNTFGRTREQRFRQSPFWDQQEEHSSWSDFHQSRYPFTASDRDFEMISIEANNTLAAHGHSVPSQHWGSFSSGYRTHTFRDQAEPHSWQFDSQMSTLESMEVSQGNGSQSTHFSTPNVCPMTGPSYHIKSGRSVGQQGSPPTDIHINKEPYSFEIAQTLASPFKTSFSQISADRANPQSPVFQNPTVTVQKIESASLPVKTYTEVTVTKRISVGSPPLTESPPNILVTEVNNEKDLNESILEADKQLNKKDQTNMTSEIPQPDSQTVISNPSPDAQNPLSQDSAKSKGLALNTPSTVSSRRSPGVVSRKDISKIHISHRDKSNELKKDKSYTGSRRVGSTTSLPFIQESRTTSFPSSKQGSHQEVRVSNEDISGIIRNNHWSSELPDNQNAQSPEKPASLDTKEEQCATTHSTNRSKSAASHKIPCDPLGLSSGILPDSSPSNNSFLDALVIPSTMMFSRNSPPGKDPSLGEREQKDNDSKTQNDQFALSPSENQKSNDNCMLVHNEEVDAVRGRSHRPFTDGKGKGKIRQCISCFEKLSKTEGRSAPSSDNSNLNEMNQSNSKCPKVHTTYHSSPRSASFLINNRKLGGKIMASSFRNEPLPFQIKNNVEDPTGKYTSNKFSSSSLESESKYSKAVSDSISVAPEATKQMTNMKTIGFASVRKGPLPFLIKRAVSCPLGVPDASNGKDEREKCLLSNTDASALTLKPWETIISPLENNSSVRDCSLPKRHHQKENFREGTEKDGKITTSGIGLFSLSSEDPLPFTSDTSIKESGKALHKFKTTSMFSVSGDEDNVKCLEVVSIYYTLPRKYSKKFCDILEQYTQQIDSLTEPTKVETETFPSAFEKDKLNYSTQEQSGTSSSKGLDVLVSSTQEKSHCLSHTTEDMTALPGLRPSKPTLQEMAPETGVTSHKGESKTREISPDNFTQTPVGDSQSRKEKGKKWQSETLHPSSMLQVKKGTEEKSENCQQSIKSGNSGPSNLPAHSEEDVGNSQTIRSSGECAGHGMAITATETAECLQKAITSVGMVGSTNGLQPGQVSGEIGTDFQKETNKALSDLESQVFALMPALHKLQLDEGTCSGEPDLDTLQSEPQRSQEIRMTEDGKAEDERQKWAWDQPSFPIGSNKNKTSVDYPEKGKNRSFVKHKLAAMSKASRKFPAKDLSPRRHVATIFPQSGNSSASGSLSLGTPECNPLSPEPTRKSIDSSNECMLSSDGMDVEKSENSLQVTVTSNREASTHSSKQNSNGISQLRQKESKNISESSSKYQKSKDVAAAQTLERESGDLAQPTFTSLGETDSSDPQGRLSPPFPLEPAEKSRVSIPLATYHQQQRSASFLEWEPESHSYRSNSLKSINVHGHPVRKSHPPKVRERHFSESMSIDKALSQLTLGNEFSSDSRYSRRFRSFSELSSCDANENRTLCSGRTKTGPKFSTSISRPIDYGIFGKEQQLAFLENVKRSLTQGRLWKPSFLKNPGFLKDDVINPPNPTELSSSNSPSNQMPEDALSPSAPLNIYEENLGDSDCDTDTTTDDEYYLDENDKESEL, from the exons cAGGCAAAAATACACAACTCACCTCTAGAAAATCAACCAGTTGATGGTGTATTTGTCCCAAGGCCAACAAGCATGAGGGAGGGAAGTGGCATGCCCCCGTGGGATGCTTCACTGCTGGAAAATGAGTTCTTCCAAG TTTTAGATGATTTAGATCACAAACTGGCTCAGGAACAATGTTCAAGCTCGGTGAAGACCGCAACACCTCTTAACTACAGATCAAAAACACAGTTCAGTCACTTTTGTTCTAATATCACAGGACAGCACAAAAACCACCATAATGGACCTTCTAACATGTCTATCTATGACATTCTAAGACCAGGAGCCCCGAGGGAAGGTTTTAAAACTTTCTCTCCTAGAACAAGAACAATTTATGATATGTACAGGACAAGGGAGCCCAGACTCTTAAAAGAAGATTATGTGCAAAAGAATACCTTTGGTAGTACTTCTCTGTGTTTTGACAGCAGACAACAATCAGCTTCACCAGCCACAAGATATTTCACAGCAAGAAGCTTACATTTTCCAGCCATCACTCAGAACAAGAGTGGGTTTATACCACCAAGATACCAGCAGAGCCCAAAGAGGATTCCTCTCTCATCCATCATATGGAATAGATCAGACTCTTCTGGAGATAGGCAGCGCCAGGAAGAGTTCCTGAGGGCACCATCACCAATGGAGATTGACACTGCTGACCAGTACATGTATCCCAAATGTTTTCAGGAGAATAGGAGATGTGAATTTTACCATTCACAGAGTGTTCACCCAAGTGTTCATTTTAATGCCCCCATGGATAATGCAATGAGTCCTGACCCGTTTGAGAACTCAGAGAATATGCCATTCTACCATCAAGAAAACTCATTTGCTAGGTCTTTCTCAAGCAATACCTTTGGACGAACCAGGGAACAGAGATTTAGACAAAGTCCTTTTTGGGACCAACAGGAAGAACATTCTTCCTGGTCTGACTTTCATCAAAGCAGGTATCCATTCACTGCTTCTGACAGAGACTTCGAAATGATTTCCATTGAAGCAAATAATACATTAGCTGCTCATGGCCACAGTGTTCCTTCTCAACACTGGGGATCATTTTCTTCTGGTTACAGAACACATACATTCAGAGATCAAGCAGAGCCACATTCCTGGCAGTTTGATTCTCAAATGTCCACTCTGGAGAGCATGGAGGTGTCACAAGGAAATGGAAGCCAGTCGACTCATTTCAGCACACCAAATGTTTGCCCTATGACAGGGCCAAGCTATCATATCAAATCTGGGAGGTCAGTAGGTCAACAGGGCAGTCCTCCCACAGATATACACATAAACAAAGAACCTTACTCATTTGAAATTGCTCAGACCCTAGCATCCCCATTTAAAACTTCCTTCTCCCAAATTTCTGCTGACAGAGCGAATCCTCAGAGTCCTGTCTTTCAAAATCCCACAGTCACTGTGCAGAAAATTGAGTCTGCCTCTCTTCCAGTAAAAACCTATACAGAAGTCACTGTGACCAAGAGGATTTCTGTTGGTTCTCCACCTCTTACTGAGAGCCCACCCAATATCTTGGTCACAGAAGTGAATAATGAGAAAGACTTGAATGAATCTATTTTGGAAGCAGACAAACAGCTAAACAAGAAGGACCAGACAAACATGACAAGTGAAATACCCCAACCTGACTCACAGACTGTAATCTCTAACCCTTCCCCTGATGCTCAAAATCCCCTCTCCCAGGACTCAGCCAAGAGCAAAGGACTTGCTCTTAACACACCTTCCACTGTAAGTTCCAGAAGGTCACCTGGAGTTGTTTCTAGGAAAGATATATCCAAAATTCATATATCACACAGAGATAAATCCAATGAACTAAAAAAAGATAAGAGTTATACTGGCAGTAGAAGAGTTGGCTCAACAACTTCCCTTCCTTTCATTCAGGAAAGCAGAACAACATCTTTTCCCAGCTCAAAGCAAGGTAGTCACCAGGAAGTAAGAGTAAGCAATGAAGATATTTCAGGCATTATTAGAAATAACCACTGGAGCTCTGAACTTCCTGATAATCAAAATGCACAGTCTCCAGAAAAACCTGCTAGTTTAGATACCAAGGAAGAACAATGTGCCACAACTCATTCTACGAACCGTAGCAAATCAGCTGCTAGTCACAAGATCCCATGTGATCCTTTAGGTCTGTCCTCAGGTATACTACCTGATTCCTCACCATCGAATAATTCTTTCCTTGATGCTCTGGTGATTCCTTCTACAATGATGTTCTCCAGGAACAGTCCTCCAGGCAAAGATCCATCTctgggagaaagagaacaaaaagacaatGATAGTAAAACCCAAAATGATCAGTTTGCTTTAAGCCCCTCAGAAAACCAAAAGAGTAATGATAATTGTATGCTTGTACATAATGAGGAGGTTGATGCTGTCAGAGGCCGTTCTCACCGTCCTTTcacagatggaaaaggaaaaggaaaaataagacaatgcaTATCCTGTTTTGAAAAGTTAAGCAAAACGGAAGGTAGGTCAGCACCTTCAAGTGATAATAGTAACCTCAATGAGATGAATCAAAGCAATTCCAAATGCCCTAAGGTTCATACAACTTACCACAGCTCACCAAGATCAGCCAGTTTTCTCATCAATAACAGAAAGTTGGGAGGTAAGATAATGGCTTCTTCATTTAGGAATGAACCACTTCCATTCCAAATCAAAAATAATGTGGAAGACCCAACAGGGAAGTACACATCAAACAAATTCAGTTCCAGTTCTTTGGAGTCAGAAAGCAAATATTCCAAAGCAGTTTCAGACTCAATCTCAGTAGCACCTGAAGCCACAAAGCAGATGACAAATATGAAAACCATTGGATTTGCTTCTGTTAGAAAAGGACCACTTCCGTTCCTCATCAAGAGGGCTGTGTCATGTCCTTTAGGGGTACCAGATGCCTCAAATgggaaagatgaaagagaaaaatgcttgCTTTCAAACACAGATGCTTCTGCTCTAACACTAAAACCTTGGGAGACAATCATTAGCCCTCTAGAAAATAACTCCTCTGTTAGAGATTGTTCTTTAcccaaaagacaccaccaaaaGGAAAACTTTCGAGAAGGCACTGAAAAAGATGGTAAAATTACTACCTCTGGGATAGGTCTATTTTCCCTTTCAAGTGAAGACCCTTTACCTTTTACTTCAGACACGTCAATAAAAGAAAGTGGGAAAGCATTACATAAATTTAAGACTACTAGCATGTTTTCCGTTTCTGGTGATGAAGATAATGTAAAATGTCTTGAGGTGGTTTCAATATATTACACTCTACCAAGGAAATACAGCAAAAAATTCTGTGACATTCTTGAACAGTATACACAGCAAATCGATTCACTTACAGAACCAACTAAAGTGGAGACTGAAACATTTCCTAGTGCTTTTGAAAAGGACAAACTAAATTATTCTACACAGGAGCAGTCTGGAACATCTTCATCCAAAGGTCTAGACGTGCTGGTCAGCTCCACTCAGGAGAAGAGCCATTGTCTTTCTCACACCACTGAGGATATGACTGCTTTACCAGGCCTCAGGCCCTCCAAGCCCACGTTACAGGAGATGGCTCCTGAGACAGGTGTTACCTCTCACAAAGGAGAATCGAAAACTAGAGAAATTTCCCCAGATAACTTCACTCAGACACCTGTAGGTGATTCacaaagcagaaaggagaaagggaaaaaatggcaaAGTGAAACCCTGCATCCTTCATCTATGCTTCAGGTAAAAAAAGGTACAGAAGAGAAATCTGAAAATTGTCAACAGTCCATTAAATCAGGTAACAGCGGTCCTTCTAATCTTCCGGCTCATTCGGAAGAGGATGTTGGAAATTCCCAAACCATAAGAAGTTCCGGGGAGTGTGCAGGGCATGGGATGGCCATTACAGCTACTGAAACTGCAGAATGCCTTCAGAAAGCTATCACAAGTGTAGGTATGGTTGGAAGCACCAATGGATTGCAGCCTGGGCAAGTAAGTGGGGAAATTGGAACAGATTTCCAAAAAGAGACTAATAAAGCACTTTCTGACTTGGAAAGCCAAGTTTTTGCCCTTATGCCAGCTTTGCATAAACTGCAGCTTGACGAAGGGACTTGTTCAGGTGAACCAGATTTAGACACTTTGCAATCTGAACCTCAAAGGAGTCAGGAAATAAGGATGACAGAGGATGGCAAAGCTGAAGACGAAAGGCAGAAGTGGGCATGGGATCAACCTTCATTTCCTATAGGAAGCAACAAAAATAAGACCAGTGTGGATTAcccagaaaaagggaaaaacagatctTTCGTTAAACACAAATTGGCAGCCATGtccaaagcaagcagaaaatTCCCAGCTAAAGATTTAAGCCCCAGAAGACATGTAGCTACCATCTTCCCGCAAAGTGGGAACAGTTCTGCCTCTGGCAGTCTATCTCTTGGCACACCCGAGTGCAACCCGCTGTCCCCTGAGCCTACTCGAAAGTCCATAGACTCCAGCAATGAATGCATGTTGAGTAGTGATGGaatggatgtggagaaatcagagaaCTCTCTCCAGGTTACTGTAACATCCAACCGAGAAGCTTCTACACATTCAAGCAAACAGAATTCTAACGGCATTTCACAACTACGTCAGAAGGAGTCTAAAAATATCTCAGAATCATCATCAAAGTATCAGAAGTCTAAAGATGTAGCAGCAGCTCAGACTTTGGAAAGAGAGTCAGGAGACTTGGCCCAACCCACATTCACCAGCCTCGGGGAAACAGACTCCTCTGACCCTCAGGGAAGACTGAGCCCTCCTTTTCCATTGGAGCCTGCAGAGAAATCCAGAGTAAGCATCCCACTGGCCACTTATCACCAACAACAAAGAAGTGCTTCATTTCTGGAGTGGGAGCCTGAATCACACTCCTATCGTTCAAACAGTTTGAAAAGCATCAATGTGCATGGTCATCCGGTACGCAAAAGTCATCCTCCCAAAGTCAGGGAGCGCCATTTTTCTGAGAGCATGTCTATTGACAAAGCCCTCAGTCAACTGACCCTTGGGAATGAATTCTCTAGCGATAGCAGGTACAGTCGAAGATTCAGATCCTTTTCTGAGCTTTCTTCCTGTGATGCAAATGAAAATCGGACTTTGTGTAGCGGCAGGACAAAAACAGGTCCCAAGTTTTCAACATCTATATCCAGACCCATTGACTATGGAATTTTTGGAAAAGAACAACAGTTGGCTTTCTTGGAGAATGTAAAGAGGTCACTCACACAAGGAAGATTATGGAAGCCAAGTTTTCTCAAGAACCCTGGCTTCCTGAAAGATGATGTAATTAACCCTCCTAATCCAACAGAGCTATCAAGCTCAAATTCTCCTAGCAACCAGATGCCAGAAGATGCCTTATCTCCAAGTGCACCACTTAATATCTATGAAGAGAATCTAGGAGACTCAGATTGTGATACAGACACAACCACGGATGACGAATACTATCTGGATGAAAATGACAAAGAGTCAGAACTGTGA
- the EXPH5 gene encoding exophilin-5 isoform X2 codes for MLKQPLTYRLRKTMAENDSTESQTSRSKNIPHQRNPTSISSRLSFRSSFASLFSFRKSRKETFKLQSLGQKGCDSHAGAPVSVRQTITQAKIHNSPLENQPVDGVFVPRPTSMREGSGMPPWDASLLENEFFQVLDDLDHKLAQEQCSSSVKTATPLNYRSKTQFSHFCSNITGQHKNHHNGPSNMSIYDILRPGAPREGFKTFSPRTRTIYDMYRTREPRLLKEDYVQKNTFGSTSLCFDSRQQSASPATRYFTARSLHFPAITQNKSGFIPPRYQQSPKRIPLSSIIWNRSDSSGDRQRQEEFLRAPSPMEIDTADQYMYPKCFQENRRCEFYHSQSVHPSVHFNAPMDNAMSPDPFENSENMPFYHQENSFARSFSSNTFGRTREQRFRQSPFWDQQEEHSSWSDFHQSRYPFTASDRDFEMISIEANNTLAAHGHSVPSQHWGSFSSGYRTHTFRDQAEPHSWQFDSQMSTLESMEVSQGNGSQSTHFSTPNVCPMTGPSYHIKSGRSVGQQGSPPTDIHINKEPYSFEIAQTLASPFKTSFSQISADRANPQSPVFQNPTVTVQKIESASLPVKTYTEVTVTKRISVGSPPLTESPPNILVTEVNNEKDLNESILEADKQLNKKDQTNMTSEIPQPDSQTVISNPSPDAQNPLSQDSAKSKGLALNTPSTVSSRRSPGVVSRKDISKIHISHRDKSNELKKDKSYTGSRRVGSTTSLPFIQESRTTSFPSSKQGSHQEVRVSNEDISGIIRNNHWSSELPDNQNAQSPEKPASLDTKEEQCATTHSTNRSKSAASHKIPCDPLGLSSGILPDSSPSNNSFLDALVIPSTMMFSRNSPPGKDPSLGEREQKDNDSKTQNDQFALSPSENQKSNDNCMLVHNEEVDAVRGRSHRPFTDGKGKGKIRQCISCFEKLSKTEGRSAPSSDNSNLNEMNQSNSKCPKVHTTYHSSPRSASFLINNRKLGGKIMASSFRNEPLPFQIKNNVEDPTGKYTSNKFSSSSLESESKYSKAVSDSISVAPEATKQMTNMKTIGFASVRKGPLPFLIKRAVSCPLGVPDASNGKDEREKCLLSNTDASALTLKPWETIISPLENNSSVRDCSLPKRHHQKENFREGTEKDGKITTSGIGLFSLSSEDPLPFTSDTSIKESGKALHKFKTTSMFSVSGDEDNVKCLEVVSIYYTLPRKYSKKFCDILEQYTQQIDSLTEPTKVETETFPSAFEKDKLNYSTQEQSGTSSSKGLDVLVSSTQEKSHCLSHTTEDMTALPGLRPSKPTLQEMAPETGVTSHKGESKTREISPDNFTQTPVGDSQSRKEKGKKWQSETLHPSSMLQVKKGTEEKSENCQQSIKSGNSGPSNLPAHSEEDVGNSQTIRSSGECAGHGMAITATETAECLQKAITSVGMVGSTNGLQPGQVSGEIGTDFQKETNKALSDLESQVFALMPALHKLQLDEGTCSGEPDLDTLQSEPQRSQEIRMTEDGKAEDERQKWAWDQPSFPIGSNKNKTSVDYPEKGKNRSFVKHKLAAMSKASRKFPAKDLSPRRHVATIFPQSGNSSASGSLSLGTPECNPLSPEPTRKSIDSSNECMLSSDGMDVEKSENSLQVTVTSNREASTHSSKQNSNGISQLRQKESKNISESSSKYQKSKDVAAAQTLERESGDLAQPTFTSLGETDSSDPQGRLSPPFPLEPAEKSRVSIPLATYHQQQRSASFLEWEPESHSYRSNSLKSINVHGHPVRKSHPPKVRERHFSESMSIDKALSQLTLGNEFSSDSRYSRRFRSFSELSSCDANENRTLCSGRTKTGPKFSTSISRPIDYGIFGKEQQLAFLENVKRSLTQGRLWKPSFLKNPGFLKDDVINPPNPTELSSSNSPSNQMPEDALSPSAPLNIYEENLGDSDCDTDTTTDDEYYLDENDKESEL; via the exons cAGGCAAAAATACACAACTCACCTCTAGAAAATCAACCAGTTGATGGTGTATTTGTCCCAAGGCCAACAAGCATGAGGGAGGGAAGTGGCATGCCCCCGTGGGATGCTTCACTGCTGGAAAATGAGTTCTTCCAAG TTTTAGATGATTTAGATCACAAACTGGCTCAGGAACAATGTTCAAGCTCGGTGAAGACCGCAACACCTCTTAACTACAGATCAAAAACACAGTTCAGTCACTTTTGTTCTAATATCACAGGACAGCACAAAAACCACCATAATGGACCTTCTAACATGTCTATCTATGACATTCTAAGACCAGGAGCCCCGAGGGAAGGTTTTAAAACTTTCTCTCCTAGAACAAGAACAATTTATGATATGTACAGGACAAGGGAGCCCAGACTCTTAAAAGAAGATTATGTGCAAAAGAATACCTTTGGTAGTACTTCTCTGTGTTTTGACAGCAGACAACAATCAGCTTCACCAGCCACAAGATATTTCACAGCAAGAAGCTTACATTTTCCAGCCATCACTCAGAACAAGAGTGGGTTTATACCACCAAGATACCAGCAGAGCCCAAAGAGGATTCCTCTCTCATCCATCATATGGAATAGATCAGACTCTTCTGGAGATAGGCAGCGCCAGGAAGAGTTCCTGAGGGCACCATCACCAATGGAGATTGACACTGCTGACCAGTACATGTATCCCAAATGTTTTCAGGAGAATAGGAGATGTGAATTTTACCATTCACAGAGTGTTCACCCAAGTGTTCATTTTAATGCCCCCATGGATAATGCAATGAGTCCTGACCCGTTTGAGAACTCAGAGAATATGCCATTCTACCATCAAGAAAACTCATTTGCTAGGTCTTTCTCAAGCAATACCTTTGGACGAACCAGGGAACAGAGATTTAGACAAAGTCCTTTTTGGGACCAACAGGAAGAACATTCTTCCTGGTCTGACTTTCATCAAAGCAGGTATCCATTCACTGCTTCTGACAGAGACTTCGAAATGATTTCCATTGAAGCAAATAATACATTAGCTGCTCATGGCCACAGTGTTCCTTCTCAACACTGGGGATCATTTTCTTCTGGTTACAGAACACATACATTCAGAGATCAAGCAGAGCCACATTCCTGGCAGTTTGATTCTCAAATGTCCACTCTGGAGAGCATGGAGGTGTCACAAGGAAATGGAAGCCAGTCGACTCATTTCAGCACACCAAATGTTTGCCCTATGACAGGGCCAAGCTATCATATCAAATCTGGGAGGTCAGTAGGTCAACAGGGCAGTCCTCCCACAGATATACACATAAACAAAGAACCTTACTCATTTGAAATTGCTCAGACCCTAGCATCCCCATTTAAAACTTCCTTCTCCCAAATTTCTGCTGACAGAGCGAATCCTCAGAGTCCTGTCTTTCAAAATCCCACAGTCACTGTGCAGAAAATTGAGTCTGCCTCTCTTCCAGTAAAAACCTATACAGAAGTCACTGTGACCAAGAGGATTTCTGTTGGTTCTCCACCTCTTACTGAGAGCCCACCCAATATCTTGGTCACAGAAGTGAATAATGAGAAAGACTTGAATGAATCTATTTTGGAAGCAGACAAACAGCTAAACAAGAAGGACCAGACAAACATGACAAGTGAAATACCCCAACCTGACTCACAGACTGTAATCTCTAACCCTTCCCCTGATGCTCAAAATCCCCTCTCCCAGGACTCAGCCAAGAGCAAAGGACTTGCTCTTAACACACCTTCCACTGTAAGTTCCAGAAGGTCACCTGGAGTTGTTTCTAGGAAAGATATATCCAAAATTCATATATCACACAGAGATAAATCCAATGAACTAAAAAAAGATAAGAGTTATACTGGCAGTAGAAGAGTTGGCTCAACAACTTCCCTTCCTTTCATTCAGGAAAGCAGAACAACATCTTTTCCCAGCTCAAAGCAAGGTAGTCACCAGGAAGTAAGAGTAAGCAATGAAGATATTTCAGGCATTATTAGAAATAACCACTGGAGCTCTGAACTTCCTGATAATCAAAATGCACAGTCTCCAGAAAAACCTGCTAGTTTAGATACCAAGGAAGAACAATGTGCCACAACTCATTCTACGAACCGTAGCAAATCAGCTGCTAGTCACAAGATCCCATGTGATCCTTTAGGTCTGTCCTCAGGTATACTACCTGATTCCTCACCATCGAATAATTCTTTCCTTGATGCTCTGGTGATTCCTTCTACAATGATGTTCTCCAGGAACAGTCCTCCAGGCAAAGATCCATCTctgggagaaagagaacaaaaagacaatGATAGTAAAACCCAAAATGATCAGTTTGCTTTAAGCCCCTCAGAAAACCAAAAGAGTAATGATAATTGTATGCTTGTACATAATGAGGAGGTTGATGCTGTCAGAGGCCGTTCTCACCGTCCTTTcacagatggaaaaggaaaaggaaaaataagacaatgcaTATCCTGTTTTGAAAAGTTAAGCAAAACGGAAGGTAGGTCAGCACCTTCAAGTGATAATAGTAACCTCAATGAGATGAATCAAAGCAATTCCAAATGCCCTAAGGTTCATACAACTTACCACAGCTCACCAAGATCAGCCAGTTTTCTCATCAATAACAGAAAGTTGGGAGGTAAGATAATGGCTTCTTCATTTAGGAATGAACCACTTCCATTCCAAATCAAAAATAATGTGGAAGACCCAACAGGGAAGTACACATCAAACAAATTCAGTTCCAGTTCTTTGGAGTCAGAAAGCAAATATTCCAAAGCAGTTTCAGACTCAATCTCAGTAGCACCTGAAGCCACAAAGCAGATGACAAATATGAAAACCATTGGATTTGCTTCTGTTAGAAAAGGACCACTTCCGTTCCTCATCAAGAGGGCTGTGTCATGTCCTTTAGGGGTACCAGATGCCTCAAATgggaaagatgaaagagaaaaatgcttgCTTTCAAACACAGATGCTTCTGCTCTAACACTAAAACCTTGGGAGACAATCATTAGCCCTCTAGAAAATAACTCCTCTGTTAGAGATTGTTCTTTAcccaaaagacaccaccaaaaGGAAAACTTTCGAGAAGGCACTGAAAAAGATGGTAAAATTACTACCTCTGGGATAGGTCTATTTTCCCTTTCAAGTGAAGACCCTTTACCTTTTACTTCAGACACGTCAATAAAAGAAAGTGGGAAAGCATTACATAAATTTAAGACTACTAGCATGTTTTCCGTTTCTGGTGATGAAGATAATGTAAAATGTCTTGAGGTGGTTTCAATATATTACACTCTACCAAGGAAATACAGCAAAAAATTCTGTGACATTCTTGAACAGTATACACAGCAAATCGATTCACTTACAGAACCAACTAAAGTGGAGACTGAAACATTTCCTAGTGCTTTTGAAAAGGACAAACTAAATTATTCTACACAGGAGCAGTCTGGAACATCTTCATCCAAAGGTCTAGACGTGCTGGTCAGCTCCACTCAGGAGAAGAGCCATTGTCTTTCTCACACCACTGAGGATATGACTGCTTTACCAGGCCTCAGGCCCTCCAAGCCCACGTTACAGGAGATGGCTCCTGAGACAGGTGTTACCTCTCACAAAGGAGAATCGAAAACTAGAGAAATTTCCCCAGATAACTTCACTCAGACACCTGTAGGTGATTCacaaagcagaaaggagaaagggaaaaaatggcaaAGTGAAACCCTGCATCCTTCATCTATGCTTCAGGTAAAAAAAGGTACAGAAGAGAAATCTGAAAATTGTCAACAGTCCATTAAATCAGGTAACAGCGGTCCTTCTAATCTTCCGGCTCATTCGGAAGAGGATGTTGGAAATTCCCAAACCATAAGAAGTTCCGGGGAGTGTGCAGGGCATGGGATGGCCATTACAGCTACTGAAACTGCAGAATGCCTTCAGAAAGCTATCACAAGTGTAGGTATGGTTGGAAGCACCAATGGATTGCAGCCTGGGCAAGTAAGTGGGGAAATTGGAACAGATTTCCAAAAAGAGACTAATAAAGCACTTTCTGACTTGGAAAGCCAAGTTTTTGCCCTTATGCCAGCTTTGCATAAACTGCAGCTTGACGAAGGGACTTGTTCAGGTGAACCAGATTTAGACACTTTGCAATCTGAACCTCAAAGGAGTCAGGAAATAAGGATGACAGAGGATGGCAAAGCTGAAGACGAAAGGCAGAAGTGGGCATGGGATCAACCTTCATTTCCTATAGGAAGCAACAAAAATAAGACCAGTGTGGATTAcccagaaaaagggaaaaacagatctTTCGTTAAACACAAATTGGCAGCCATGtccaaagcaagcagaaaatTCCCAGCTAAAGATTTAAGCCCCAGAAGACATGTAGCTACCATCTTCCCGCAAAGTGGGAACAGTTCTGCCTCTGGCAGTCTATCTCTTGGCACACCCGAGTGCAACCCGCTGTCCCCTGAGCCTACTCGAAAGTCCATAGACTCCAGCAATGAATGCATGTTGAGTAGTGATGGaatggatgtggagaaatcagagaaCTCTCTCCAGGTTACTGTAACATCCAACCGAGAAGCTTCTACACATTCAAGCAAACAGAATTCTAACGGCATTTCACAACTACGTCAGAAGGAGTCTAAAAATATCTCAGAATCATCATCAAAGTATCAGAAGTCTAAAGATGTAGCAGCAGCTCAGACTTTGGAAAGAGAGTCAGGAGACTTGGCCCAACCCACATTCACCAGCCTCGGGGAAACAGACTCCTCTGACCCTCAGGGAAGACTGAGCCCTCCTTTTCCATTGGAGCCTGCAGAGAAATCCAGAGTAAGCATCCCACTGGCCACTTATCACCAACAACAAAGAAGTGCTTCATTTCTGGAGTGGGAGCCTGAATCACACTCCTATCGTTCAAACAGTTTGAAAAGCATCAATGTGCATGGTCATCCGGTACGCAAAAGTCATCCTCCCAAAGTCAGGGAGCGCCATTTTTCTGAGAGCATGTCTATTGACAAAGCCCTCAGTCAACTGACCCTTGGGAATGAATTCTCTAGCGATAGCAGGTACAGTCGAAGATTCAGATCCTTTTCTGAGCTTTCTTCCTGTGATGCAAATGAAAATCGGACTTTGTGTAGCGGCAGGACAAAAACAGGTCCCAAGTTTTCAACATCTATATCCAGACCCATTGACTATGGAATTTTTGGAAAAGAACAACAGTTGGCTTTCTTGGAGAATGTAAAGAGGTCACTCACACAAGGAAGATTATGGAAGCCAAGTTTTCTCAAGAACCCTGGCTTCCTGAAAGATGATGTAATTAACCCTCCTAATCCAACAGAGCTATCAAGCTCAAATTCTCCTAGCAACCAGATGCCAGAAGATGCCTTATCTCCAAGTGCACCACTTAATATCTATGAAGAGAATCTAGGAGACTCAGATTGTGATACAGACACAACCACGGATGACGAATACTATCTGGATGAAAATGACAAAGAGTCAGAACTGTGA